A segment of the Homoserinimonas aerilata genome:
TTCAGCTTGAGCGCGACCTCGACGGTCGAGTCGAACTTCTTCGAACCGGTCTCGCGGGCCAGTGCGACGGCCTCGCTGGGCGCGTAGAAGCGGCCCTCTTCGATCTTCTCTGCTGCGGCCCGGTAGGCCTTTGACTTCTGTGCCATGGTGATTCTCCTAAAAGTGAGTTCGTGGTAGCGAGCCAGGCGGGCTCTTCCACTGATGGCGGCGCTTACGTCCGCCGAAGCTGGTCTCGACTACGCGTCGACCGTGATGCCCATCGAACGGGCGGTTCCCGCGATGATCTTCGAGGCGGCCTCGATGTCGTTCGCGTTCAGGTCGGCCATCTTCTGCTCGGCGATCGCGCGGACCTGGTCCTGCGTGAGCTTCGCAACCTTGACGGTGTGCGGGGTGCCGGAGCCCTTCGCAACGCCGGCAGCCTTCTTGATGAGCTCCGCGGCGGGCGGGGTCTTCAGGATGAACGTGAACGAGCGGTCCTCGTAGACGGTGATCTCGACCGGGATGACGTTGCCGCGCTGCGACTCGGTCGCCGCGTTGTACGCCTTGCAGAACTCCATGATGTTCACGCCGTGCTGACCCAGAGCCGGGCCGATGGGCGGGGCGGGGTTGGCGGCGCCGGCCTGGATCTGAAGCTTGATCAGACCCGTAACCTTCTTCTTCGGTGCCATTGTTTCCTTCTTTCTGATTCGAGCATCCGTTGCCGGCTGCTCTTCCGCCTGCTCGGCCTTTCCGAGCTGCGGTGGCTTGTATTGGGTTTCGAGACGGCCCTAGCGGGCCTCCTCAACCTTGCAGCTTCGCTACAACTTCGTGACCTGATCGAAGCTGAGCTCGACCGGGGTCTCGCGCTCGAACAGCGACACGAGCACCGTGAGCTTGCCGCTCTCGGGCTTGATCTCGCTGATCGAACCGGGAAGACCCGCGAACGAGCCCTCCTTGATGGTGATGGTCTCGCCGACCTCGAAGTCGACCTCCTGCGGGATGGACCGCTGCATGGCCTTGCCGCCCTTGCCGCCAGCCTTCGCAGGCGCCTCGACGACCTGCACGAGGCTCTTCAACATGTTGAAGGCCTCCTCGAAACGCAGCGGCGTCGGGTTGTGGGCGTTGCCCACGAAGCCGGTGACGCCGGGCGTGTGGCGCACGACAGACCAGCTGTCCTCGTTGAGATCCATACGCACCAGCACGTAGCCGGGGATGCGCACGCGCGTCACCAGCTTGCGCTGGCCGTTCTTGATCTCGACGACATCCTCCATCGGAACCTCGACCTGGAAGACGTAGTCCTCCATGGTCATGCTCACGCGACGGTTCTCGATGTTCGACTTCACGCGCTTCTCGAAGCCGGCGTAGGAGTGGATGACGTACCACTTGCCCGGCAGGGTGCGCAGCTCGGCACGGAACTCCTGATACGGGTCGACCTCGGTCTCCTCCTCGGCCGCGGCATCCGCATCCGACTCAGCAGCCGCCTCAGTGGATTCGGCAGGCTTGGTGGCGCCGGCAGGCTCCGTGCCGGCCTGCGCGTCAAGCGCGGCAGACAGCACAGACTCGACATCGCCGTCCTCGACGTGCATGGCACGCTCCTCGGCGGGCTTCACCGACTCGACCTCGTCGGCCAGCACATCACCCTCGAGCTCCTCGTCTTCGAAAGACGACTGCTCTGCAGTCGCAGAGAGGTCGATCTGCTCCTCGGGCGAAAGCTCGCCGCCGTCGCGTTGTGTGTCAGGCACTGATTCTCATTCCGTTTTGATTCTCACAGCAATCCGACGCATCGGCGCCGGCAGGGCTTGCAGCCGTCGGGCTACAGCATCGACCCGTCGCCGAATACGTTCGCCACCAACCAGCCGAACAGCAGGTCGAGCCCCGAGACGAAGGCCATCATGATGACCACGAACACGAGCACGACCGCGGTGTAGCTGAACAGCTCCTTGCGGGTGGGGGTGACGACCTTCTTCAGCTCGGCGACGACCTGGCGCAGGAACAGGGCAAGGCGGCCAAACGGGCCACGGCGAACCGCACGCTCCGTCTTGGCGTTGGCGACGACATCCTCACTCGGCTGCTCGTCGATACCTTTACTCGCCACTGTCATTACCTTCCGGACATCGGCCGAACGGTCAGAGGACCGGTCGGTTTCCCACCCAACGCCGCTGCATCAGCGACGCTGTTCTCTAGCGATGCAGGCCCGGCCGAAAATGCCGGACGGGCCCACGTTGTTCACGCTGCAGGGCGGACAGGACTCGAACCTGCAACCTGCGGTTTTGGAGACCGCTGCTCTACCAATTGAGCCACCGCCCTTCGGAGCGGAACCGCACAAGCTCTCCCGCGCTTCAAGGACTGGGTCTGCTGCCAGAAATGGGCATAGAAAAGCTTGGCAGATTTCAACTACCGACGTCCAGTGTAGGTCACGCCAACAGGGCTGTAAAGCTGAGCGGATGCCGCGCGCGACACCCCTGCCGAGACATCCGCTGTTCTATTACGCTGGAGACGTGACCACACCTCCTGGAATCTCCCCCCGAATCGCCGCCATCGCCGAGTCAGCAACCCTCAAGGTCGACTCCAAGGCGAAGGCGCTTCAGGCTGAAGGCCGCGACGTCATCAGCTACGCGGCAGGCGAACCCGACTTCGCGACGCCCGCGCACGTCGTGGAGGCCGCATCCGCCGCCGTCCTCGACCCCAAGAACTACCGCTACACGCAGGCCGTCGGACTGCCCGCACTGCGCGAAGCCATCGCCGAGAAGACCCACCGCGACAGCGGGCTGAAGGTCGACGCGAGCCAGGTCATCGTCACCAACGGCGGCAAGCAGGGCGTCTACCAGGCCTTCGCCACCGTCGTCGGGCCGGGCGACGAGGTGCTGCTGCCCGCCCCCTACTGGACCACCTACCCCGAGGTCGTCAAGCTGGCCGGCGGCGTGCCCGTCGAGGTCTTCGCGGGCGTCGACCAGGAGTACAAGGTCACCGTCGAGCAGCTCGAAGCGGCGCGCACCGAACGCACCAAGGTGCTGCTGTTCGTCTCTCCGTCGAACCCGACCGGTGCCGTCTACACGCCGGAGGAGACGAAGGCGATCGGTGAGTGGGCACTCGAGCACGGCCTGTGGGTCATCAGCGACGAGATCTACCAGAACCTGGTCTACGACGGCTCAGCCCACGCGACATCGATCGTCGAGGCCGTGCCCGCGCTGGCCGACAACACCATCCTCGTCAACGGCGTCGCCAAGAGCTACGCGATGACCGGATGGCGCCTCGGCTGGATGGTCGGCCCCACCCGCGCCATCAAGGGCGCCGCGAACCTGCAGTCGCACCTGTCGTCGAACGTGTCGAACATCTCGCAGCACGCCGCCATCGCAGCCCTCACCGGCCCGCAGGACGACGTGCTGGCGATGCGCGACGCGTTCCACCGCCGCCGCGACCTGATCGTCTCCGAGTTGAACAAGATCCCCGGCATGGTCACGCCGACACCCGAGGGCGCCTTCTACGTGTACCCGGATGTCCATGGCCTGCTGAATCGCGAATGGGGCGGCGTCACCCCCACCACATCGCTGGAGCTCGCCGACCTCATCCTCGAGCAGGCCGAGGTCGCCGTCGTGCCCGGCGAGGCGTTCGGCCCGAGCGGATACATCCGGCTCTCCTACGCGCTCGGCGACGAGCCGCTGCTCGAGGGCGTGCGCCGGCTGCAGCGCCTCTTCGGGTAGCCCCGCGGCACGCGCACCTCTGGAGCTCTCGCTGGGTTCGGCGGTGAGTTGCCTCTAAGTGCTGCTCTTTGCGCATCCGAAGAGCATCTTGCGGCAACTCATCGCCCTGTGGACAAGTCGCGCGGCGAAATCGCGTTCTCGGGCATCCTGAACGGCATGCCTGCCCGCGTGCCTCTACCTCCACAACTCCGCTCCGCTCCCTTCGCTGTGGGTGTCGGCCGCACCCACGGCCTCGGCGCAGGGCGGATGCGAGGCCCCGATCTGTTGTCACCGTTTCGTGGCGTGCGTGTGGCATCCGAGGCTCGCACCCTCCACGAGTTGTGCCTCGTATATGCGCAGCGGATGCCACCCCATGCGTTCTTCAGCGGGATCACGGCGGCCGTCATCATGGGGATTCCGCTCCCCCACCATCTGGAACGGTCGCGACTACTTCATGTCGCGGTGCCAGCGCCGCACCGAGCGGTCAGAGGACGCGGCATCCGCGGATCGACGGTGCGGCTGGGCGCTGACGACATTCGCGAGTGGAGGGGTCTCAGGATCAGCAGTCCGAGCCGCGTCTGGTGCGAGCTCGCCCAAGTGCTTTCCGTGCCCGACCTTGTTGCGGCGGGCGACTTCCTCATCCAGTGGCGCCTGCCATCGACCACCAAGGAGGCGCTTGCGAGGGCGGTCGATGAGTATGCCGGGCGAAGGGGGCGCCCAGCGATGCGGGAGGCGATCGGGCACCTCGACGATCGCTCTGAGTCGCGCCCCGAGTCCATAGTGAGGGTCGCTCTCGCCGGGGGCGGCGTCGACGGCTTCATCCCGAATCAGTGGGTCACCACCTCGGGTGGGCACCGCTGCCGCATCGACCTCGCCATCCCCGGCCGCAAGCTCGCGATCGAATATCAGGGCGAGCATCACAACGACTCGAAGCAGTTTCACGACGACATGACAAGGCGATCACGCCTCGAGGCGGACGGCTGGGCCGTCATGTTCATTGGCGCGGGGGATCTCGACGATCCTGCCGAACTGCTGCAGCGCATCCGCCGAATGCTCGACTCTCGGCCACACGCCCGGTGAGTTGCCTCTAAGTGCTGTTCCTCGTGCCTTTGAAGAGCACTTAGAGGCAACTCAGGGAGTCTTGCCATCTCAGCGGGCCTCGAGCCCGCGCGCCAGCCAGGCCGGGGCGACTAGAGCAGCTTGCGCTCCAGGGCCCAGGCCGTGAGTTCGTGGCGTGACGAGAGCTGCAGTTTGCGCAGCACCGCCGAGACATGCGTCTCGACCGTCTTGACGGAGATGAACAGCTCGGTCGCGACCTCCTTGTAGGCGTAGCCGCGCGCGATGAGCCGCATGACCTCGCGTTCGCGGGCGCTCAGCCGGTCGAGTTCTTCGTCACTCGCCGCCTGCTCGCCTGCGACCGCACCGAAGGCGTCGAGCACGAAACCGGCGAGCTTCGGCGAGAAGACGGCGTCTCCACCGGCGACGGATGCCACGGCTCGGCTGACCTCTTCGCCCGAGCTGCCCTTCGTGATGTAGCCGCGGGCGCCCGCGCGGATGACGCCGACGACATCCTCGGCCGAGTCACTGACGCTGAGGGCGAGGAAGCGCACGCTGTCGAGCAGTGCGGCACTGCGGCGCAGCACCTCCGCCCCTCCGCCGCCCGCACCACCGGGGAGGTGCACGTCGAGCAGCACCACGTCGGGCCGCAGCTCGGCGACGGCCGCAACCGCGGTGTCGACGTCGGCGGCCTCGCCGAGCACCTCGATCGCGGGGTCGAGGGATGCCTTCAGTCCCGACCTGAAGATCGAGTGGTCGTCCACTATGACGATGCGGGTCATCCGCTGCTCCTCATCTGCGCCGACCATCACTGGCCGGCCTCGCCGAGGTGCAACCGCACCTCTGTTCCGCCGCCGGCGCCCGGCCGCACGGTTGCGGTGCCGCCGGCGCGCTGCATCCGCCCGATGATCGATTCACGCACACCCAGCCGGTCGGCCGGCAGCGCGTCGAGGTCGATTCCGGGTCCGCGGTCGCGCACGAACACGTCGACGCCGGATGCGGAGCTCTCCACATACACGGAGACCTCGCCGCCGGCATGGCGCGCCGCGTTGAGCATCGCCTCTCGTGCCGCGCCGACCAGGGCGGTGCTCGCGCCGACCGATTCGCCGGCGACGACGACGTCGATGCGGGCCGGGTATTCGAGTTCGATCGCGGCGGCGACATCGCGCAGCTCCTGAGCGAGGTCGACGGTGACGGGGTTGCTGCCGGCGAACAGCCAGTCGCGCAGCTCGCGCTCCTGGGCGCGGGCGAGCCGGCCGACGTCGCTGGAGGCGCCCGCGCGGTTCTGGATGAGGGCGAGCGTCTGCAGCACCGAGTCGTGCAGGTGCGCGGCGATCTCGGCCCGCTGCTCCTCGCGCACCCTCCCGGCCCGCTCTGCCATGAGTTCGGTCCAGAGCTTCACGACGAACGGCGCGAGTGCCACACCGAGGCCGAGCACGAGCATGCCGATGGCGAGCACTGCGGTGACGGCATCGGGCCGACCGCCGCCGGAGAACAGCAGCAGCACGCCTCCCAGCAGGAACGCGAGCACCGCGAAGCCGCGCACCAGCACCACGTAGCGGGCCGAGCGCAAGGGGTCGGCGTCGTCGAACGCGAGGCTCCACGCGGCGGCCCCGCCGATGAGAACGATGGCGAAGGTGACCGGGGTGAGCGTGCTCGCGCCGCTGTTGGCGAGGATGACGCCGATGGCGGTGACGACGGCACCCGCAGAGAGCAGGATGGCGGCGACGGGGACCTTCCTGCGGGCATCCGGTGTCGCATCCGCATCGGAACCGGCTTCGACTGCGGCCTGCTCGAGCGGGGTGAGCATCCAGACCCAGAAGTAGAAGAGGAGCCCTGCACCCCAGAAGAGGCTCGCGAGCACGAGAATGAACCGCACCCGGCGCACCGGCCACCCGAGGTGGCGCGCGAGTGCAACGCCGACGCCGCCGATGACGGCGCTGCGCGGCCGCTCGAGGGCCGGTCGGGCCAGTGCTGTGCTCACCCCTTGATCCAATCAGACGAGGAGGGCCCCAAGAGTCGATCTCAGGGTGCGTTCAGGGTGTTCCCCCATGGCGACGGATGCGCGGCGCCGCCAGCATTGAGACATGGCACACAAGACTCCCCCCACAGCAGGCGACGACACCACCTCCGGCGATGCGACCGGCACGACCGCCACCGCCGCCACCGCACCGCGCAGCAACGCCTTCTTCACCTGGATGCGCGAGCTGGGCATCGTGCGCGAGCCCGGCTGGATCGGCGGCGTCTCCGCGGGGCTCGCAACCCGCCTCCGCATCGATGTCGTTATCGTGCGTGGCCTCATTGTCGTGCTGGGGCTGGTGGGCGGACCG
Coding sequences within it:
- a CDS encoding LuxR C-terminal-related transcriptional regulator, which codes for MTRIVIVDDHSIFRSGLKASLDPAIEVLGEAADVDTAVAAVAELRPDVVLLDVHLPGGAGGGGAEVLRRSAALLDSVRFLALSVSDSAEDVVGVIRAGARGYITKGSSGEEVSRAVASVAGGDAVFSPKLAGFVLDAFGAVAGEQAASDEELDRLSAREREVMRLIARGYAYKEVATELFISVKTVETHVSAVLRKLQLSSRHELTAWALERKLL
- a CDS encoding endonuclease domain-containing protein encodes the protein MDKSRGEIAFSGILNGMPARVPLPPQLRSAPFAVGVGRTHGLGAGRMRGPDLLSPFRGVRVASEARTLHELCLVYAQRMPPHAFFSGITAAVIMGIPLPHHLERSRLLHVAVPAPHRAVRGRGIRGSTVRLGADDIREWRGLRISSPSRVWCELAQVLSVPDLVAAGDFLIQWRLPSTTKEALARAVDEYAGRRGRPAMREAIGHLDDRSESRPESIVRVALAGGGVDGFIPNQWVTTSGGHRCRIDLAIPGRKLAIEYQGEHHNDSKQFHDDMTRRSRLEADGWAVMFIGAGDLDDPAELLQRIRRMLDSRPHAR
- the nusG gene encoding transcription termination/antitermination protein NusG, yielding MPDTQRDGGELSPEEQIDLSATAEQSSFEDEELEGDVLADEVESVKPAEERAMHVEDGDVESVLSAALDAQAGTEPAGATKPAESTEAAAESDADAAAEEETEVDPYQEFRAELRTLPGKWYVIHSYAGFEKRVKSNIENRRVSMTMEDYVFQVEVPMEDVVEIKNGQRKLVTRVRIPGYVLVRMDLNEDSWSVVRHTPGVTGFVGNAHNPTPLRFEEAFNMLKSLVQVVEAPAKAGGKGGKAMQRSIPQEVDFEVGETITIKEGSFAGLPGSISEIKPESGKLTVLVSLFERETPVELSFDQVTKL
- a CDS encoding ATP-binding protein: MSTALARPALERPRSAVIGGVGVALARHLGWPVRRVRFILVLASLFWGAGLLFYFWVWMLTPLEQAAVEAGSDADATPDARRKVPVAAILLSAGAVVTAIGVILANSGASTLTPVTFAIVLIGGAAAWSLAFDDADPLRSARYVVLVRGFAVLAFLLGGVLLLFSGGGRPDAVTAVLAIGMLVLGLGVALAPFVVKLWTELMAERAGRVREEQRAEIAAHLHDSVLQTLALIQNRAGASSDVGRLARAQERELRDWLFAGSNPVTVDLAQELRDVAAAIELEYPARIDVVVAGESVGASTALVGAAREAMLNAARHAGGEVSVYVESSASGVDVFVRDRGPGIDLDALPADRLGVRESIIGRMQRAGGTATVRPGAGGGTEVRLHLGEAGQ
- the rplK gene encoding 50S ribosomal protein L11 — its product is MAPKKKVTGLIKLQIQAGAANPAPPIGPALGQHGVNIMEFCKAYNAATESQRGNVIPVEITVYEDRSFTFILKTPPAAELIKKAAGVAKGSGTPHTVKVAKLTQDQVRAIAEQKMADLNANDIEAASKIIAGTARSMGITVDA
- a CDS encoding pyridoxal phosphate-dependent aminotransferase is translated as MTTPPGISPRIAAIAESATLKVDSKAKALQAEGRDVISYAAGEPDFATPAHVVEAASAAVLDPKNYRYTQAVGLPALREAIAEKTHRDSGLKVDASQVIVTNGGKQGVYQAFATVVGPGDEVLLPAPYWTTYPEVVKLAGGVPVEVFAGVDQEYKVTVEQLEAARTERTKVLLFVSPSNPTGAVYTPEETKAIGEWALEHGLWVISDEIYQNLVYDGSAHATSIVEAVPALADNTILVNGVAKSYAMTGWRLGWMVGPTRAIKGAANLQSHLSSNVSNISQHAAIAALTGPQDDVLAMRDAFHRRRDLIVSELNKIPGMVTPTPEGAFYVYPDVHGLLNREWGGVTPTTSLELADLILEQAEVAVVPGEAFGPSGYIRLSYALGDEPLLEGVRRLQRLFG
- the secE gene encoding preprotein translocase subunit SecE — translated: MASKGIDEQPSEDVVANAKTERAVRRGPFGRLALFLRQVVAELKKVVTPTRKELFSYTAVVLVFVVIMMAFVSGLDLLFGWLVANVFGDGSML